A stretch of DNA from Gammaproteobacteria bacterium CG11_big_fil_rev_8_21_14_0_20_46_22:
AGCACGCCTTCAACTGCTTAAACGCGCTCCTCGGTTTCTTAGCCTCAAGGTTTCTCTTGCGCAGGGACGCTTTTCGCCATCCATGGCCGCTCCCTTACGGCATCCTTGCCTCCAGAGGCCCCGCGCAAGAAAAACCTTCGGCCAAGCCCCTTGAGCGCTCACTCAAACCCACCTTAGTCTCCTCAATGCACGAAAAAAAGAAAGAGATCCCGAACGAACAACAATACTAGATCGACCTTACGGCTTAGCTTGAAAACCAGGCCGAAGTGTAGGGTCAGGCGAATCATTTTTTCGCGAATTGCAAATCAAACACCTTGTGCCCCAAACGAAGACCGCGTTGTTCGAACTTAGTCAAAGGACGTGAGTCTGGGCGGGCGATATAATCATGACTGGCCGAAAGATTTTCAAACTGATCACAAGCCTTGGTGACTTCTAACATATGCTCGGCGTAATTAGCCCAGTCAGTGGCCATGTGCAACACGCCATCCACCTGCAGTTTTTGAGCAACAAGCGCCAAAAAAGCTGGGCTGACGATACGACGCTTATGATGGCGTTTTTTATGCCAAGGATCTGGGAAAAACAACTGCAAACGCGATAAGCTTGCATCGGGAATACAACGCGTTAACACCTCGATGGCATCCTCTTTAAACACGCGCAGATTGTTAACGCTGGCTTTCGCAGCATTATTTAGCAAAGAGCCCACGCCCGGCCTGTGCACCTCTATGCCAATAAAAAGCTTATCGGGCTCTTGCTGCGCATATTGCAACAAACCTTCGCCCATGCCAAAACCAATTTCTAGCACCAGCGGTTTCTTCTCCCCGAAGAGCGATTCAACATTAAGCAAACCATCGTCTAAATTCAAACCGTAGGTTGACCAAAGCTCATCCAGCGCACGCGTTTGCGAGGGGGTCATGCGGCCCTCACGGCGCACGAAGCTTTGTATTTTGCGAAAGGTTTTTTGTGTCATGCTATTACCACTGTTATTTTTAACCCTGCCCCTTGACGCTTTTACTTGCCTCCGGCTTTTCTTTGTCGGGGACGATTTTCGCCATCCTGGCCGCTCTGCGACGGCATCCATGCCTCTGCAAGCCCCGACAAAGAAAATCCCTCGCCAAGTCCAGCACAATTTAGCCTAGAAAAAAATTTTTAACGATGGGTTTTCACCGCATCAATCAAAACGGATACGTGCTCTGGCGGCGTGCCTGGTAAAATGCCGTGGCCCAAATTAAACACATGGCCCGGGTGATCACCAAATTCATCCATGATTCTTTTCACTTCGGCGCGAATGGCTTTTTCATCGCTGAACAAAATCACAGGGTCTAAATTACCCTGCAAGGCCACATGATCGCCCACGCGCTCACGCGCGCGCCCAATGTCCGTCATCCAGTCCACGCCGACCCCTTGGCAACCGGTCGCCGCAATTTTCTCGAGCCAAGCACCGCCACCTTTGGTAAACACGATGGTCGGCACGCTCATCGCCTGCACAATCTTTCGAATGTATTGCAAAGAAAAGGCTTCGAACGCAGGCTCGGTGAGCACGCCGCCCCAGGTATCGAAAATTTGCACCACTTGCACACCAGCTTCAATTTGCGCCAGTAAATAGGCAGTCACCGCATCAGCCAGCGTAGATAACAAGGTATGCGCAAGCTCAGGCTCACGATAAATTAAGGTTTTAATGGTTTGAAACGTTTTACTTGCACCGCCTTCAACCATATAGCACGCCAAGGTCCAAGGGCTGCCGGAAAAGCCGATCAATGGCAGGTTTGCCGGCATTTCACGGCGGATGGTTTTTACCGCCTCCATCACGTACGATAAGCTTTCGTGAGGATCAGGCACCCGCAAAGTCTCAATCACCTTGGCGGTTTGGACAGGTCGCTCAAACTTCGGGCCTTCACCTTCAGAAAAATACAAGCCCAAGCCCATGGCATCTGGGATCGTTAAAATATCGGAAAATAAAATCGCCGCATCCAAATCAAAACGGCGCAAAGGCTGCAAGGTCACTTCACAGGCCAACTCCGGGTTTTGGCAAAGCGCCATGAAGTTACCCGCTTGCTCACGCGTTTTGCGATACTCGGGCAAATAGCGCCCAGCTTGTCGCATCAACCACACTGGCGTAACGTCTACCGACTTGCGTAACAACGCATTAATAAAGCGACAGTCCATGATTAATATCCTTGTTCTTCAAGGTGCTGCATGATTTTTCGCGTGACAGCTCGCACAGAATGCCCCGCCGTATCAAAGGTGACATCAGCAATTTCTTCATATAAAGGCTCACGATCGGCTTTCATTTCTTCAAGCTTGCCCTCAACGTCGTCGACCTGAAGCAAAGGACGGTGATCTTTGCGCTGAGTGCGCTCAAGCTGTTGATCGATGGAGGCGGTTAAATACACCACCAAACCACGGCCCGCCAAGAGATTGCGGTTTTCGGTTTTCAAGACCACATCGCCACCCGTGGCCAATACGCAATTGGGTTTTTCCACCAGCTCTCTGAGCACCTCTGTCTGGCGCTTGTGAAATCCTTCTTCGCCTTCCACATCATAAATCCAGCTAATACTCACACCAGTGCGGCTTTCGATCACCTGATCGGTGTCATAAAATTCCATCTTCAAGGCCTCGGCTAGCTCCAGGCCGATCGTGCTTTTGCCCGCCCCGCTCGGGCCGACTAAAAATATACTCGCTTTGTTTCTCATAGCGCTTGTTTAACCTCTTGTGGTGTCACAAAAACCAAGAGTTCTTGGTGTGTGTCTTGCCGCTTACGATATTGAAATAATTTTCCCACCAGCGGCATATCGGACAAAAACGGCACTCGTTCAATTTGCTCACTGTGTACATGCTCATAGATACCGCCCAAAACCACCGTTTGGCCATCGCGGACCAACACTTGAGTTTGGACGCTTCGGGTATCGATCGCTGGTACACCCTGCACTTCTTTGGCACTGGGCTTATCCTGATTAACGTGCAAGTGTAGCAAAATTTTCCCACCAGGAATAATGTCTGGTGTGACTTTTAATCGCAAAACCGCTTTTTTAAACGCCACGCTAGTCGCGCCCTCGCCGGCTTTTTCTTGATAGGGAATATCTTGACCTGACTCTATCACTGCCTCTTGGCGGTCGGCCGTGACCACCTTCGGGCTTGAAATGACCTCGGCAAAACCATCCGAGGCTAAAGCCGAGAGCTCGGCATCGAGATGCACACCTGGCGCAAGCTTGACCATCGCAAGGCCCACATGCGCGGCATCAGGGTTGGCTGCTGGCAAATCCATCCATAGCCTGTCTTTAAGCGGCACATCAGCCAAGGCCGTATGTTTTGCCAGCTCATTGCTCCCAGCCAAGGTGCCGCTTAATCGTTTGCCCGACAAACCAAAACGAAGGCCAATTTCAGATTCTTTTTCCTGATCAATGCTCACGATTCGCGCACGTATCATCACCTGTTGCACCGGCCTATCCATCGCCTGAATAACGGGCTTTAGACGGGAAAAATCGGCCTCGCTAGTTCTTAGCAATAAAGCATTGCCACGCTCATCAGCGGCCACCGTCCCCTCACCCAGAATGTGCTGGCCAGCCAAAGCTTTGGCCATATTTTTCGCATTGGCGTAGCGAAGCGCAATATAATGCGTGCTCAATGCCGCCGAGCCAGGCTCAAGCTGAGGAGAGATCCTTGGCGAAATCACCCAACTATCCCCCACACGCTTAGCCTGCAAATTGGCCGCCACTAAAATTGCCTGCAGCGCACGTGGCCAACTGGTGTTATTCAAGTGCAAACTTAATTTGCCTTTAACTTCATCGTCTAAAATGACGTTCTCACCTGAAGCTTTAGCCACGGTTTCCAAGAGTTTGGCCACCGGTATGGCCTGAAAATCTAAAGAGACCGCAGAAGCTTGCGAGGCAACAAAACAAAAACTAAGACAAGCAATGTAAAAACCAAGTTTTTTCATCTTCCACTAAGCGAAATCGATGCTGATCACTCACCAACCTCGCACCCTGGGCCAAATAGGCGCCGATAGGCACAAGGACAGATTCAGGCAATCCTTCACCCAACAGCAAAAAAGTTTTGTCATGATCCTTCACAACACCGTAACACTGAAGTTTTGAGGCCACCGCCTGCTTTAAATAGTCTGAGCGCTTTGGGGTACTGCTTATAACAACCTGCTTTGAAGGCAAAAAACCGGCCACGACCATCAGCAAAAAGCCCAGCAGCGCTAACACCGAGACCGAATATTTTAAAGCACGAACTTGCCTGATGACACCGAGGCTACTCACAGGCACCGCCAGACATGCCATAGCAAAACCACATTCACTGCAGTCAAAACAGCAGCAATTACCGCATAAACCCTGCCATATTTTTTTACACATTGCCTTGCCCACAACTCAAACCAATCATTCAAAAATTTTGAAGACACCCATCCTCCCAGCGCTTGGCTTTGCAGTGCACACAGTATGCAAGATACACGCCTAGATATTCAGGCTCACAATGATAAAACACGTGTTGCTGACAACCGTCTGCTGGAAACAAACTAGACTCTCTAGCCAAACACACCCCGTAGAGTGGCTTTTGCACAAAGCCTTCGAGTATCGAGGGCCAAGCGGCGTGCAAAGCTTGTTCTCCTTCATACACACCCAAGGACCTGGGCGAAAGAGGCGGCTCTAAGCAATACACTTTAACGCTACGATCCTCAGCTAACACCACACAGGCTGTATCGCCCAGCCAATCATCCAGTTGAATTAAATACTCACGCTCGATGTCACAAGACGCATACGCCTTAATTTCAAATAAGCGATGAAAGCGCTTTCGTGTCAACAGCAGGAGACGTGAAAGCAATCGCTCTGGCAAGGCTTGCAAAAGGTAGGACGCCCCTTGCCCATTCACTTTTTGCAAGGCGCAGACCAAAGACCCAAAACCTTTTTTATGTCGTCGACGAAAATCCGTGGCACAAGCTTTTTCTGCCGCTTCGTCTAAAGCCTCAGCCGAAAACGGCTCTTCCAAAAAATCTTCAGGCGAAAACACAAACTGCA
This window harbors:
- a CDS encoding tRNA (guanosine(46)-N7)-methyltransferase TrmB produces the protein MTQKTFRKIQSFVRREGRMTPSQTRALDELWSTYGLNLDDGLLNVESLFGEKKPLVLEIGFGMGEGLLQYAQQEPDKLFIGIEVHRPGVGSLLNNAAKASVNNLRVFKEDAIEVLTRCIPDASLSRLQLFFPDPWHKKRHHKRRIVSPAFLALVAQKLQVDGVLHMATDWANYAEHMLEVTKACDQFENLSASHDYIARPDSRPLTKFEQRGLRLGHKVFDLQFAKK
- a CDS encoding uroporphyrinogen decarboxylase, producing MDCRFINALLRKSVDVTPVWLMRQAGRYLPEYRKTREQAGNFMALCQNPELACEVTLQPLRRFDLDAAILFSDILTIPDAMGLGLYFSEGEGPKFERPVQTAKVIETLRVPDPHESLSYVMEAVKTIRREMPANLPLIGFSGSPWTLACYMVEGGASKTFQTIKTLIYREPELAHTLLSTLADAVTAYLLAQIEAGVQVVQIFDTWGGVLTEPAFEAFSLQYIRKIVQAMSVPTIVFTKGGGAWLEKIAATGCQGVGVDWMTDIGRARERVGDHVALQGNLDPVILFSDEKAIRAEVKRIMDEFGDHPGHVFNLGHGILPGTPPEHVSVLIDAVKTHR
- a CDS encoding shikimate kinase AroK is translated as MRNKASIFLVGPSGAGKSTIGLELAEALKMEFYDTDQVIESRTGVSISWIYDVEGEEGFHKRQTEVLRELVEKPNCVLATGGDVVLKTENRNLLAGRGLVVYLTASIDQQLERTQRKDHRPLLQVDDVEGKLEEMKADREPLYEEIADVTFDTAGHSVRAVTRKIMQHLEEQGY